ACAGAAGAATACTGGACACACTCCAGGACGCCAACAATTCAGGGtcagcagattaaaaaaaaaaaaaacatccaacaaATCCCCAAAACCAAGGAGACAAACGAAACAAGCTAATTACAGTCTgacctactgtactgtacatcctTAAAAAACCTTATTTCCTTGCATACTGAGGCCACTTTCAAGCTCCTATTACAAACTCGACAAAGatcacttcacacacacctcccctgccaaaataaaaccctATGAAATAGTTGTATACAATACTCAAGTTTCATCTTCCTAAATAAAAGTGGAATAAAATACTGCATGTTAGCTGCTGGTGGCGTTAAACCATTCAACCTGGCAGCtatttacagaaacactgctgtAGTTCAGGGTTGTCATAGAGTCTATCGGCATAAGATACAGTTACAGTCCTCATTGTTGCTTGGTAACAACGGATCAGTTCGAGAGCCACTCGTGTACCACAACATGTTCTCTCAACcaaacttcaaacaaaaaatgcatcTGGCTATTGATTGGTTTAACGCCGGCTTGTGCTTCAGTGCTCCTGTGCTTCGGTTTAGTACAGTGGATTCTTAGCTTACCGCCGCTCGGGACGCTGCCGTCTGAGCGAGtctactcacacacagaaacacacactcttacatacGAGTTAGAACAAAGTACTCCTCTATAATGGCAAGACAACAGACGAAATGAAACTAAAGAGATGAAAAACCGAATGTTGTTCCCATGTtgcataataaaaacaatgtgttaCAATGTTACAATACAGGATGTGCATCTGTTATCGACACCGTAACTGAAAGGGGTTTTCCATTTGATTATAATGTGCATACTGTGTCAGGAAGGCTAGTCTGTTAGGATTAAAACTACAGTTTACTGGCCATATCTGATGGATTGAAGTGTAAATGTGACTGCATCTATTTCATCCACCAGCAGGTCTTAAAAGTCAGCTTATAAAACATAATAAGTGTGTgatgttctgtctgtctgacggggggggggggttgttacAGAAATCcaatttaatcaattaaaaacCATGAaggggtttttgtttttataatgaaGTTAGGAAAAGTTTGGGTTTGAGAGGACCAAGCATGCATACAGTCATATGATCTGCTGTCTCGCTACTGGTCCTTTTTACTTTCCTCACAaacctccagtgtgtgtgtgtgtgtgtgtgtgtgtgtgtgtgtgtgtgtgtgtgtgtgtgtgtgtgtgcatacagtattgatatatatatacacacacacacacacatgcactggaGATGTTTTTCCTCCCTGCCTCACTTTGAGAGCGGTAACTACCTGACTCTACTGGGAAACATAaggagacagaacagagaggaaCAGGAACGTGGCTTTCTCTCTATGTCCAACTTGTtactactcctcctcctcctcctcctcctcttcttcttcttcttcctcctcctcctcttcttcctcctcttcatcatcatcctcatcgtGGCAATGAGTGATCTCCTGGGGAGTCTGGGGGAACAGGTTGGGAGGTTTGATCTCACTGAAGGAGCGGGTCAGCTGGTTGCGTTTGCACTCCAGGTCCTTGCAGTCGCTGCAGTGGGTGCGGTTGCGCGTGGCCAGTGGCGACTCCGTGTCGATGTCCACGTGGGTGTGTTCCACCGTCGACTCGTGGGGCATCTGGGGAAGAGGGAGGACAAACCGTGAGAGAAACAACTTGGCAACACCAGCAGAGTCTGCCCTTTATTTAACAGGCGGGTTTCGGCACAGAGCTTAGATCTTCATTCACTCCCCTCGAATGTAAACTTCAGAAGGCCTCTCTCGATTTCCTAAAGTAGTTAATATCACTCCCCCTCAGTCCCAGATTGACTTTATCAATACCAATATAGTCCATCATTGTCTGGTAAGCTTCCAAAAAAGCCCGCTGTGTCTTTtgtatatctgtatatctgtatCAGTAAAATAAAGAGGCGGTGTTGGCCCTGACCTTTGAGGGGGTGTGCTTTACATTCACTCACCAGCACGTGTGCAGCTCTGAAGAGGTAACTGAAGGGGTAGTACAGCAGGTTGATGAAGGAGGCGGCGTACAAGTCAGCGTAACGCATCACTTGAGAGGCGAACAAGGTCTGTCTGGAGCCGCTGCGGAAAAGGCTACCCATCATGCCATAGCACATGTCCATGTCGTGTGTCACTTTCTAAAAAATacagaggaggacaagaagagAAGACACTGGTGAGGCCGTTCACCCACTTCTAAAAGGATTTACTGTCCTGACGTCCTGAAGTATAGTATCTTTATCAGGGGTGTTGGCACTGAGAGAACAGTGAGGAGGTGGATTATTGTTAAAGATTGGACTATGGTGGACACATGAGCTGTATCTAACATACTGTAAACAGGAGCACTGATAACTAGGCCATCTCTGGCAGCCAGTGTTAAAAGCATGTGGGctttgttgtcatagaaacagaGGTGATTAAGGCCGTACCTTGACTCTTCTCTGAATAGTGCTGATGTCGGGCCTCTCGTTACTGCTGCTGTCCAGATGTCTGAGGAAGGACGGGGAGAAAGACGATGAGGACGAGAGGGGGTGATATTGACATTAGTCTGCTGAGAGGTGATGAAGAGGTGGTGCAGCAGCGAGCCGTGCCAGGCTATAAATAACGCCAGTGAGCACAGATATCAGGGTCGGGCCTGCAAGAGCCGACCCTTTAGACTTTACCTTGTTGACCCTGTTGTGTTCgatgaggagggaggtgggatGTGGTGAAGAGAggggacaaaacaagcaaaaaaaaaaaaggtcataaCTTACTTGTAGAGTTCAGCCAAGAAAATGTCCAGGTCCTGCAGTTCCTCGAATAACGCTAGAAAAGACAAGGAGAGGGTGAATCACGTTGCTATAAGATGTAATAGTGCATGTATGTAGTAGTGTTTTAGCATTAGTTAGCTTTAGCATAAATGTTCATGATTCTGTGAGTGTGACTATCCAGACTTTTGACTTTACACCTACTGATTATACTACCTGTATCACATTTAGTGCATGTGCTACTCGTGTCTTTTTCTAAAACGTGCAGGTCTGAcattgcagctgctgttgtagCTCAGGCGCCTGTTGAGACTATGTTCTACTGCAGTACTCTGAATGCAATTACAGCCACATGTGAACAGAAATGTACACTCAGTCAAGCTGgtattgtgtttatgtgtttgtccaCAGACTCACAGCTCTTGTCGGTCCACACGTGCAGCTCCTGGGCCAGCTCAGGTATAACCAGGAACGTCCTCCAGCCTTGACGTTTCTTGGACTTGAGGATGTCTCCAAAGATATGGTCCCCGATGTAGACGATGTCCTTCCCCTTGGCCCCCAGCAGGTCACACACAATGTCTGAGGAGCCTAAAGGGAGAATGACGTTGCATTAAAATCTTCCACAACCACAGACCACTAAACAGTAGGTCAAAGAACGAATGACTGAAGGAAAATAGAGTCTTACCTCCAGAGTACACTATACCATGCTGCAGAGGTCCTGTGTAGGTTCCTATCTTTAAACGCCCCGTTGTCTGAAATGAGGAAAACATACATCAGATTGGCGAGAGGGACCTTGGCACCATGATAGGAGGTAAACCCCTAACTAATGACGCCATATGCTagaacacattttcacatgcaGAAAGTATATTTTTAAAGACTGAGGAATACGCTTAGATTTGGTATCCAGTGTGtaaactttttcttttgtttcaaaTAGTTACAAGCTCTGTAGTAACACCTGTCTTTAAGTTGGGACCTATTTACTATCTGTAACAACAATTCCTCCAATTGTTTGGCAATCCATGCCCAAACAAAGGCGACCCATGAGTCATGCATGAGATTTTCGCCATTTTACATCAGTTCAGCCTTCTCCACTCTGACTTGAATGACAAGTGAACCTgaatcagaggaggagaataCGTCCTCTAATTTTGTAAGGATGCagctgttattgtgtgtttgaactttatgtcaagacaaacaaatgtgaaatcCAGTCTTGAATCCAGGCTTTTCAAGAAGTAGAGTCAGGTGTGTGCAGCCAAGATAAATAGTCCCATAACATAAGAAGAAAAGCCTGcacactgacaacaaaaagGGGCTATTTAGATGCAAAAGAATCACTgacaaatgtgaatgttttggTCATAGAACCATCGTCTTACAACTTACAGATCATGTCTCTGTAGAGACATTCCCCAGCATGcacttttgtcacattttgtcaccttttgCAAATGTAATAAATCGATTTTTGTCATGCAAAATTAACCGACTGCCAGCAGCCTAACAAGCTGACACGCCACTGAGCTGCAACATGTCTGGATACGCCAGCGTTCACATGCAGTGCAGCTATTAGTGATGTCTTCTCTGTCCCggctgtgtgttctgtgttctgctCACCGTGTCGACCTGTCTGAGAACCGTACCCTCTCCGAAGAACAGCGGCTTCCTGGCGTCCACCAAGATCAGATCAAAGTAGGACTGCCAGGGCCGGTGGGAGGTACCAGGCTGTGAtggatataaacacacacacacacacacatgtatgaaCATAAAGCATGTCTTTCACCTTTACCTGCATATTCAACACATTTCAAAGTGTGATCAAAGAGAAAGGTTGTATATTACCTTGGGGCCATGGGGGAAGTCAAACAGGTAGTTCATGATTTTCTGTGAGAACACAACGCATCAGTGGTCAGAGTTATTACAGCTGCTAGTGCTGCCAGCAGATTGGTAGAAAGTCTAAGAGAGGGATCTCAACATCTGTCTTATTACTGCAACTTTTTAACAACCCTTATTACTAAGAAGTAAAGCTTCGACCATGACTGCACGCCTGTACTCACATAGGTGTATTTGTAGTCACTGTTGGTAGCCAAGAAAACCTTGGCAACTTCATTCATTCGGCTGAGAAGAAGAGGCAGCTTCCCCTGGTGGgaacagagaagaaacaaagaagggGAAAGACTGAAACTCAAAGCATCTTTATAAACCAGCCTCCTCACAGAGTgtgacgctgtgtgtgtgtgtgtgtgtgtgtgtgtgtgtgtgtgtgtgtgtgtgtgtgttctctaaCACAGTACACTAGTAGTGTCCTTGGTGAATACAAACTACTTACATCTTTCACTACGTACTTCTCCAAGTTCTCAACCGTCTTCTCCTTCAGAGTACCCTGCACATGTGAGACATGGGAGTCAGACTAAACCCTGGAAATCCAGGTTGAAATGAATCACACAGTCTGCACAAATATCCCCTTATGAAGTTCGAAGCATCAATATCAGTTATTTCATTCAGTAACAGTTTAGTAACAGTCATCAGTGACAACCCACGCAGAACCTGTGAGGACTTGTACAGGATGTGTAAGTGGAGAGAGCAGAGATAGCAAAGCAAGATTTTTGGCCAGCCaatagaaaaaacacaaaaacacggAAATGTGAAGTTGATTACCTACATAATTGCAATATAACAGAAAATCTATTTACATGcaacatacacagtatatgcaTCCCAACCACTTGGCCCACCAGGACATCCTGAAAGCCTTGCTCTTTGATTCTATGGGCCTGACAACAACTACTTACTGAATGTCAGATCTTTTAGATGGCTATTTTTTAGCAAAGCTGAGTATCTCGGTTATTAATAGCCCCAGAGGGCGACTATGATGACTCTCTGGTCTTTGGTGAATTGCCACCATCCGGTAGCTTTCCGCTTGACAAGTTGtcttgatctgtgtgtgtttcgtgtgtatgtgtgattgtATTTTTCTGAGCCTTGTCAAAAGAAAGTTTCTATTACTTTGTGACAGGcaataaagataataaatgaTCTCATCTTATCCTAAATTGGCTGAATTTCTACCAAATACGATGATATTTTCCCAGATACATAAGAAAGTGAAAAGAAGTTAAACCAGGGGTGTGTTGAGCTTATgcgcccccccccaaaaaaaagggGTGAAGAATGAGTGAAACGTAGCTAGTACCTCttcctctatttctgtctgttcatcACTATTTATGATACAGTATGATATATGAGGTCAGTGATGTTCAGGTGTTTCTTCATAAGAACCTTGAGTCACCAATGTGAAGCACACATAATgtcagtttattattattattaataataataataataacaataataatgataatgacataCTGAGGTGAAAATCTCCATGAAAACCACCATGAAAAGGTGTCATACCTTGAAGTGGACCCAGTCGACGGCGTCACGGACGTCCTGGAACATGCTCTTATAGGACATGAAGAGGTCACCATTTTTGAAGCCAGTTTCACAGCTgggggagaggagcagagacacacacgtacacagcCGTCGGACAGGCCACATCTTTACAGAAGGTtttcaaaaacatgacatttgtttttttgtttgcttttaaatgGGATAGCCTTCCCTTGTTGGAGGGGTCCCCAGCCAAACAGGAAAGCATTCTCCCCCTAAAAGACCAACAACCAGGTTTCAGAGGACAAAGGACATGCAGCCATTCCAGATTACATTCTCAACAAATTTACAGGCCATTGTATCTCCTTACAGTAACATTTAAAAGATTATCTTATAGTTGTACAAAGATTTCATTCTCTGTAAATAGTTAGTGAGAACATTTCTCATTCCTATCTCATTCTGATAAGAATGCATGCTTTTCTTCAATTAGTAGAACAGATTAATAAATCATTGTTATAGAAGAAGTTCTTTGACTGGACTCCCAtttgatttccattttaaaataattagcTTAGATTAGCAGTCGAGACACTTGGACCCTCCCATGCTGTAGGGCTTGCTCTTGACCCAGTTTGGCTTGCAACTGTCTTTGTGTCACCATGCGGTGCCCAGAAACTTGTTGCATGACAGACAGTGTAACTAACAGTTCTTTACCTTGTGTATCTGTCACAGTTGGAGAAGAAATCCACTAGGCAAGCAAAGAGGTAGGTCTCTgcgaaaaaaacaaaaccagaagGACAAGGAGAAGCAGCTTGATTAAAGGTGTCTTTGACCTGCAGGGAAAGGTTTCAGCCTGAACCTCCCATAAAGTAACATTCAGCGTTTAGAGCTCTTTCTTGCTCATTTCGTTTCTCTTTAACAGTCCCATGGTATTCTCCTCAGCGCTCAGAGACCTCACCTGGCAGGTTGAAGAGTGTGTTAAGGATATAAAAGCGCTCTGTATCATCTCTCTGGATGAACTTGTTTGGGTACCGTTCACGGATCTCTGGGctaggaaaagagaaaacacaagactacatcttcattttcattctttcttcttATGAAGACAACatcaggaaaaacacacacatttgacatacagtataatttaCAACCTTTTTCAGAGATCCATGAattggaaggggggggggcaggcatACTCACCCTCGGAGGAAGTTAAATCCATGAACACAGACCAGGATATTACCATAGGCGTCAACCTTCAACAGGTTTCCATACATGGTATCAAACACAAGGCCCCTGAAAGTAGGAGGAAATAAATTATTGTATAAGTCTAAAATACAGAATTGAACTCTTGATCATAACATCTGGAATTTTAACTGTTATTATTTGTGATATGATTACAGTTATCAGGATAGACGAGGAGGTGTTTTCCCATCAAATAAGATCATTCAGAGTGAAACTGAACTTTGAAcaggtgatgtttttttttttttatatgctaACAAAGTCCACTGAGTTTAGAAGGTTAAAGGGACTAAAATGATAAGAGATGAGGTAATAGAGGCAGCAGCTGGCCATTAACCTCATGgtgtctgtgtggtgtgatTGGTCTGACCTGGTGGGAAAGGAGGGGTCGTAGACGAAGCTGAGCAGCTCCTGGGGGTAACCGATGGAAACCAGCCGCTCCACTGTGAGCTCAAAACCAAGTGACTCGTACTCTGGTGACTTGTACACTAGAAGtgaaacacacacgtacagacagTTACCACAACACACATAGTGCCACGGTGCAGTTTGGCGTCTAATCTCCAATAAGAAGACACAGATCTTGGTGTCAACATTTAGAACAATTGTGAAATGCTACGTGAACTTGTTTTAGTCCTGGCTTGATAAGCCTGGTATGTTAATGTTTGTTCATTATCTGGCTTCTGCATAGCACAATaaatcgattagttgattgacagataATGAAACAGCAATAATTCTGCTTCATCATTAGTCATCGTTAGACACTGTTAAGTAAATTAGAAcgatttttaataaataattaataaattagcCGATTGTCAGACAATTCATCTGccacaattttgataatcggaCAATTATGCAAGTCGTTCATCAAGTATCATCAATATTCTCTGATTTCATGTCctatttgaatatctttgggttttggctgttagtcggacaaaacaatcaatctGAAGACCTCGCCTTgtgctctgggaacttgtgatgtCACTATTATCACTACattaatttataatgaaaatagttaGTTGAAGCCCTTAACCAAGTTTTTTAGAAGAACATTAAGCAGTTTCAAAATATGACTTTGGGCTCTGCTAACTTGAGAACTAATTATTTTCTTAGATACCTGCTTAATCAGCTATTGAACTGGTATCTGGCTGACAGGAGAGCTTGTGGCATTCATGTAAAatttacagaaaacactgtaaTATGAATACAGTTGAGGAACCTGACCTGTGGGTGAAGCTGCGTTTACACACCAAACAACGTTTCATTAGAGGTGACATACAGTCGGGGGAGCCCACTCATGTTACACAACACATACATGTGACTTTTCTAAGGCTACCTCATCCACTTGAGAGTCTGTGGTGTTGTCTCAGTATTTTGATAACAACATGTTCTCACTCTAcggtaaccccccccccccccccccccctcacgcACACTCATTGCCCTTCTCTCCCCTTGCTATCAACAAGGGCCTCAATGTTCTGCACGTAAATCCACAAAGAAACAGGATCAGGcgtgaaaatgaaaagtcacTCAACTTTCAGCAGCAACTCTAATGAGCCCTGCCGAGACCGATGTGTCCCCGCCCTGTCCCCGCCAGAGCCAAACCAAAACTGAGGCAGGGGAGggctctgaaaataaaatacacagattGATGCTAGGCTATGAAAAGGCTGGCAGAGGATTAAAATGCTATCCGACACTGGGAAAAGAATATGTCAGATGTTATAAATACGAAACGAAGAATGCGCTTGTGTTGTTGCCTGCTTTCTACACTCCCAGTGGGGTGGTGGAGGGCCCCTGGAGGGGAAGAAATATTGGCTGATGATGCTTGGATAGAGGACAGttagtgtgtgggggggggggcagcattgcaggacaaacaggaaaacatctGTGTCCTACTCTGCaaaatgtgtgagtgtacaCTTGTGTCAAATGCTGGTTGACACACAGAAGCATAATGAGTATGCACTGAGTTACAGGGAAATCTTCAGGAAAGCTTTGTCCTTTTGTTGACACCCCTTCTCTGTAAGCCCGAGCCTGTTTCTGCATTATAATCACGTAACCTCTTGCAgttcaacccccccaccccccacgtGGTCTCCCAGCAAACTGAGGGTTTGGGCCCTCTGCCCAGAGCAGTAGCGTACACCAACTACATtgcctttcctcctcctcctcctcctcctcctcttcctcgctcacTTGTCATCCTCTGTCACCTTTGCCatcatcactctctctttctttagtTCACTGGGTGGCTCTTAACGTGTTGACCTTGGGACACTGGTGTGTTACAACTTACTGTAGGATGAATAAAATTGCATGTCAATCTAGTCAGGCTAGTAATTTAGGATCAGgaatttgttttgttactgtacTTAATAATTACACATAGTCAGGATTTATTGGCAACAGGTAAGACACCAACTACTGTACTACAACTACCCAACTGAATAGGACATAGGACAAAAACTATTAAAGCCCCGTGGTGTTTCTCTATAACCTTAAATATTGCTAAATATTACTGAATGTACAACAGTCAAAATacagttggggaaaaaaacatgactttaaaGCCCCTGCAAACCTAGTTTCAAACCtttttgaaatattatttttct
The sequence above is a segment of the Enoplosus armatus isolate fEnoArm2 chromosome 2, fEnoArm2.hap1, whole genome shotgun sequence genome. Coding sequences within it:
- the nt5c2b gene encoding cytosolic purine 5'-nucleotidase gives rise to the protein MTTSWSDRLQNYADLPANMDGLSMKKYRREPYHRVFVNRSLAMEKIKCFGFDMDYTLAVYKSPEYESLGFELTVERLVSIGYPQELLSFVYDPSFPTRGLVFDTMYGNLLKVDAYGNILVCVHGFNFLRGPEIRERYPNKFIQRDDTERFYILNTLFNLPETYLFACLVDFFSNCDRYTSCETGFKNGDLFMSYKSMFQDVRDAVDWVHFKGTLKEKTVENLEKYVVKDGKLPLLLSRMNEVAKVFLATNSDYKYTYKIMNYLFDFPHGPKPGTSHRPWQSYFDLILVDARKPLFFGEGTVLRQVDTTTGRLKIGTYTGPLQHGIVYSGGSSDIVCDLLGAKGKDIVYIGDHIFGDILKSKKRQGWRTFLVIPELAQELHVWTDKSSLFEELQDLDIFLAELYKHLDSSSNERPDISTIQRRVKKVTHDMDMCYGMMGSLFRSGSRQTLFASQVMRYADLYAASFINLLYYPFSYLFRAAHVLMPHESTVEHTHVDIDTESPLATRNRTHCSDCKDLECKRNQLTRSFSEIKPPNLFPQTPQEITHCHDEDDDEEEEEEEEEEEEEEEEEEEEEE